A stretch of DNA from Cryptococcus neoformans var. neoformans JEC21 chromosome 13 sequence:
CTTGACTTGAGCTGACCATTTTCCCGCTTTTGTCGTCCATTGCATCGTAAAAAAAACGTCTTGGAAAATAGAAAGTAAATCTTTCTCGTGCTTTCCCCCGCGCCACCCACGCTAACACTCCCTTGCCCACCTACAGTGGATCCCCGAAATCCGCCACCACGCTCCAACGactcccatccttctcatcgGCACCAAACTCGATCTCCGGGACGACCCTGTCACCCTCTCACGGCTGAAAGAACGCCGTTTCCAACCGATCGGGTTTGAGATGGGTGTCAGATGCGCGAGGGAGATTGGGGCTGTTAGGTATTTGGAGGCTTCCAGTCGGACGTGCGTTTGttgcctttctcttcttctgctttcCGCTAACGGTAACTCTTGTTGGAAAATAAATAAACAGACAAAAAGGCTTGAAAAACGTATTCGACGAAGCGATCCGTGCGGTACTCAGTCCTTCTGCAAGGGACgcgagggagaagaagaagaagaaacagcAGTGTTTGATTCTCTGAGCGGCCGCTTTTAAACGAGGCGGTTGTCTAGTAGGGCGCGAGGGCACAGCATGCGAGAGACATTTAGATTTAGATGGATTGGCCggcggggcgggggggTCATAGGGAAGGACAAAGATGAGGCGGAAAGGTTGGAAAGAAGGTATCAccaagagaaaaggaaaaaaggtACTGCCCCCGAGTTGACCACAAAAACCAAGCAACGATCACTGTCATACGGGGTAGTCGTTGaatttttctttttttagCATCTTTTTGGATTCATCGATTGATCAAgttttccccttttcccatGCAAGCACTGTATTTTTATCCCCCCTTCTTACTCCGTGGTCTATGATCTAATCTCGTGGCGGTTAGTGGGTTGCGCTTTGTCCGTTTTGACCATCCTGCCCTAGTTGCTTCATTTCCGGCTCCCGTGTCAAGGTTTGACATTGTATCATTGTGCTCTATGAAATGCTGATGTTTCGACTCGCCTATTGGCACTCGCCCTCGCCCAGATACATCCCAGCTTCGCTGCCAAAACTGCACCTTTTACGGCCTCTTGACCTTTACCTTCATCCTATCTGAAGCGCCCCTGACTTTTTCCCTCCCGTGCGATGCTGCGCGCGTTAAGCCGCCCTATTATGTCACGAACCGGAAAACGTCAGCTTacaacgaaaaaaaaaagtaagaccaaaaaaaaaaacaaaaaaaccCACCTTGCCAACCCATCCCCTTTTGGTCAACCAGCCCACAAACTTTGGCGTCCACGCGACGGTCAACCCTGCTCTAATAGGTAACAACGCCGTCTTATGTATCGTGTACGCCAACACTGCTTCTGCCCAAAACGTCTTTCCAAACCATCCGCTCTTGGCCTGCttgccctccttcttttcagcggccatctcctcctccctctcccgcTCATCCTCgaccctcatcctctccgcTTCCTCGACCCCGTACCTCTTTGACCGATAGAACGCTTTCGCCGAATCCATCAGCGGGGCGATCCGCTCCGCGCCGAGCGAATGGACGAGCAGGAAACAGAGGGAAAAGTcgatggtggagaggaaaaagtACATGCCGACGGCCCACGAGCCGTATTTCCTGGTGAGGGCTTTGAATCTTGCATAGGCTGATTTTGGTTCGGCCCCGGGTTCGTGTTCAGGTTCGTGTTCGGGTCCAGACTCACTCTCCTGTCTCTTCTGGTCAGAGCCAGAGCTCGTGGTATTTCGTTGAGAGGACGCTTGGAGGTTGGCGTTAAAGATGTGCGGGGTGGAAAGAAACGAGCGCGAGGAGAGCGTAGCGGTCAAGGGGAGGATAAACGATCGGGAGAGGTGAATGGCAGTAGGGCGCAGGAGAGCGGGGTGTATGGCTGTCGTGCCACGGACACGGGCCAACGAGACAGGGCGTATTCTGGCGAGCGGGACGGGCATTGCGCAGGGGCTATGGCTGGAAAGCGTGTCGAGAAAAGCGAGGCCTGGCAAAATGTCGTTGCGTGTCCCGGCCGGCGGGCGGCGGGGGTGTTATGTAAGTGGGTGGCATTACGTAACGCGAGCGGGTGTGTTTGTGCGGGTTAAAGTGCGGCGGCGGCTGAAGTTCTTGGCGTGCGTTTTGTGTTGCCGGGTAGAGGTTGCTGGGTAGAGGAGATGTGCACCGAGGCATGCAGAGAGTGTGTGCGTGATGGCTGGCACGTGGCCGCTGCACCCGCCACGTGAGCAGCACGAGACACCGCCTCCGCTGCAGCTCGCCGTGGGGTTTCCGATCGAGATGGGTACCCGCCTCGCTGGTTTCCGCATTTGCCCTGCCAAGGCGGCTTATACTTGGCGGTCGCGCCCGTATATAAGACTCGCCCCGCCCCTGTTCCCCGTTCCCCTCCCCCGTTCCCCCCACCAGCCCTTTCCACCCGCCCTTTCCACCCGCCACCACCATGCtccccctctccttcctccctgccctcctcgccctcgccccCCTCGCACGGGCGCAGGTGACTGCCACCTACCCCAACGGCGCCACGAACCCCGACACCCCCGAGTTCGCCCCCATCGGCTCCTATGTCAACCAGAGCTCCGAGTCGCGcctcatctccctcaaCGGCGTCGACGACTTTTGTCTCTGGGGTCCCCGCAATATCTCGGCGGTGAGCACTAATCTGATAGGGAATATCGAGCCGGAAGTGGTAGCGTACTGTTCCAAGCCGAGGAATAACGCCAGGATCATCCCAGACGGGGTTGTTACTGCTGCCCACGTGGGTCGActtttctcccttttctcccgATCGAACGCTAACCATCGACGGGTAGTTTGTCAAGACCGCGCTGTACGTCCAGATCTGGGGCTGTAAGTCGTCTCTTTTCTGTCGGCCGAACAATCTGACACTGATGCGCTTTGTCCCATTCCAGTCTGGGACGCGACCAGGATCGGTATTGTACGTCGCGTTCTACACTGCAGAGATGTGAGGAGTCAAGACGAGAAGCTGACATCCGTCCAAAGCCGGACGGCGACTCTGGCGGTGAACTAGACCCCCATGGCGCTGAAAACCTCGGAAACCCAATTGGCGGCAACGCCACTTCCAACGTCGATGGAACCGACGTGTTTTACGAGGAATGGATGAGCTTTGTAAGTCGCTCGTCTCtgtctctttctcctttccaatCTAATGGCGAAATCAATGGATAGATCTCGTACGACCAGTTCTGTCTCCGTATCTGTACAGCCGAAACTTCAAACGTGACTGCCGCATTGCAGTGCGAGCATGAACTTGACATCATGGGTTGTGCGTTTGTCATGGCTATCGAGTACGTGtatttctctcctcccataCCTGCCGGCCTCTGCTAACGCCATTCGTCTCTTCTCGCGCATCACAGCGACTTTTACAACACCAACAACTCTTTCACATCCTGCGACGGTGAACCTGCCGCCCCACCCGGTCTCTACCCCCAGGCCAACGGATCGACCTCGACTTTCCGACAGCGATACACCGGTACTTGGTCCAACGCCGAAACGACCGACATGTTTACTGTAGGACAAACAGTTACGCCCAGTAGTGTTGCTTTGTGAGTTTTCATACTTTTTAAGTCTCACCTATCGCTTTCGATCAAGCTGATGCCAATCGGCGATTAGCTACCCGGCGACATCCAACTGCTATACCTACTCTACCATCTCTAGTACGTCCATGCCCCTTGCCCTTCCAATCCACCCTCCACGCTAACATCCTCCACTCACTCCTTGTCACTCGCAGACGGCATCGACACGGCCAACTGGCAAGTAACGGCCACCCCTTCCACCCTCTCCGGTGGCTCCACCGTCGCCGTCGCCTCTGTCGGCACCACCTCCCAGTCCCCTCCTCCCGGtatctccacctcttccccaacttcttcttcttcttcttccggctCTTCTGGCTCATCCGCCGGcagctcttccagctccaaCACGGGCAGCGCGTCAACCGGTGCAACAGCCGTCGATTCTTCCGGCTCGTCCTCTGCCGCAACCAAGGCTTCCACCGTCCACGGACAAGGAATCGTCGTCATGGGTGTTGCAGCTGTCGGAATGCTGTTTGGTGCTGCCGTCTTGCTTTAAatttgaagaaaaagaaaagaccTTTTGACAAGCCCAAGCCAACTACCTCCCCGACTTTCCTAGTCGAATCTATCCCGCGTTCAGCCAAGCGTAGCATTTCTCTCGCATCTAAACCCCAGAAACTTTCGAACCATTTAAAATAAATCAATACTTGATGTACATAGCTAATCATGTCTTTTTCGAGCCCCGGATGATTTCTGAACGTGTCGTCTTCTTTTATGAATTTCTCATGGActatttcttctttttaAAACCTTGTGGTGGCACTTGCTCTCGtcgtcctttttttccGTTTCGGTTCGTTTCGTTGCATTGATGTGGTGCGCGGTAAGACGAGATCGATCATCCAAAGTTGACGTTATACATCCTGAATCGCCTTGATCTTTTCTCTGAAATCATTTACGTGGCTTCCTGGTTGCCGCTTCCCGACATTAACCCCTAATACATGGTGaaatggtgatgatggatgataaAACCCCTGCCATCTTGTCTTCACACGCCGGCACGCACCACTTTGAAAAGCAGTCCGAGATGACACAAAATAAGCCGTGACGTGGAACATCCACCTCCCATCGTCCGATCctgtttttgttttcgtcCCTTTCCGTCGTTCCAGTCGAGTCCCCCAAGGCGAACTCGATACAACACCTCTGCGTATCCCAAAAAGAATGACGACAGGAACGACGACAGTGGTATCCTCCCCCGGCAAGGTACTCATCGCAGGAGGATACCTTGTCCTCGACACACACTACTCTGGTCTAGTCATCGGCACTTCTAGCAGATTCTACTCTTGTGTCTCGAGCCGCGCAACGTCAAGCCGCGCAACGTCCAGCACGCCAAGCATCGATGCCGATACCAACACCGGCATTGACACAGACACTTGTCAAAATAAAGCGACCATCTCGGTACGCGCCGGCCAATTCCCTCCCGACGCTTCGACATGGGTCTACTGCATCTCAAAaccttctgcttctgcttctgcttccgcCGGTGAGGAcggcgaagaaggtgaagaaggtggagatgggaCTTTATATCTTAAACTAGAGCAGACCAATGAAGAGCAAGCGGGTAAAAACAAATTCATCTTTATCACGCTTTGCAAAGTGCTCGAGTATGTTTACGAATCCATCTTGGCCCACGTTGGGGATGAGGAAACAGCATTGGACGAGTTGATGAAGCGGATAAAAGGTGGTGGGGGTGGTGAGGACGGTTTGGACGTGGTCGTCTTTGCGGACAATGACTTTTACTCTCAACGCGAGCAGGTGCGTATGATATATTTTCTTGTTAATGGGATAATACGGCTTCGGACCTGACAGACCTGTATCCCTTCAGCTCACATCGCTATCCCTCCC
This window harbors:
- a CDS encoding glycoprotein, putative, which translates into the protein MLPLSFLPALLALAPLARAQVTATYPNGATNPDTPEFAPIGSYVNQSSESRLISLNGVDDFCLWGPRNISAVSTNLIGNIEPEVVAYCSKPRNNARIIPDGVVTAAHFVKTALYVQIWGFWDATRIGIPDGDSGGELDPHGAENLGNPIGGNATSNVDGTDVFYEEWMSFISYDQFCLRICTAETSNVTAALQCEHELDIMGCAFVMAIDDFYNTNNSFTSCDGEPAAPPGLYPQANGSTSTFRQRYTGTWSNAETTDMFTVGQTVTPSSVAFYPATSNCYTYSTISNGIDTANWQVTATPSTLSGGSTVAVASVGTTSQSPPPGISTSSPTSSSSSSGSSGSSAGSSSSSNTGSASTGATAVDSSGSSSAATKASTVHGQGIVVMGVAAVGMLFGAAVLL
- a CDS encoding Rho GTPase, putative — its product is MAMQSIKCVVVGDGAVGKTCLLISYTTNSFPGEYVPTVFDNYSASVLVDGRPVSLGLWDTAGQEDYDRLRPLSYPQTDVFLVCFSIVSPPSFENVKTKWIPEIRHHAPTTPILLIGTKLDLRDDPVTLSRLKERRFQPIGFEMGVRCAREIGAVRYLEASSRTQKGLKNVFDEAIRAVLSPSARDAREKKKKKQQCLIL
- a CDS encoding peptide alpha-N-acetyltransferase, putative translates to MPVPLARIRPVSLARVRGTTAIHPALLRPTAIHLSRSFILPLTATLSSRSFLSTPHIFNANLQASSQRNTTSSGSDQKRQESESGPEHEPEHEPGAEPKSAYARFKALTRKYGSWAVGMYFFLSTIDFSLCFLLVHSLGAERIAPLMDSAKAFYRSKRYGVEEAERMRVEDEREREEEMAAEKKEGKQAKSGWFGKTFWAEAVLAYTIHKTALLPIRAGLTVAWTPKFVGWLTKRGWVGKGGLTRAASHGREKVRGASDRMKVKVKRP